One Candidatus Flexicrinis proximus DNA window includes the following coding sequences:
- a CDS encoding sigma-70 family RNA polymerase sigma factor: protein MSLQFNDQEVMRRIAALDQQAFAALYDEYGTAVFSLAYRVLQDAVLAEEVAQDTFLKVWQHVTTWDPAKGKLKNWLLSITHFTAIDRLRREHRQPALHPESLDVMEDYLMSNRPDDVWQDNTILTGLLKQLTAEQSRLIELAFFKGMSHGDISEATKIPLGTVKTRLRTGLQRLRKLWFELERQQS from the coding sequence ATGAGCTTGCAGTTCAACGACCAGGAAGTCATGAGGCGAATCGCGGCGCTTGATCAGCAAGCGTTCGCTGCGCTGTATGACGAGTACGGGACTGCGGTTTTCAGCCTTGCCTATCGCGTCCTGCAGGACGCAGTCCTCGCCGAAGAAGTCGCTCAGGACACGTTCCTCAAAGTCTGGCAGCATGTGACGACCTGGGATCCGGCCAAAGGCAAACTCAAGAATTGGCTATTGAGTATTACGCATTTCACCGCGATAGACCGTCTGCGCCGTGAACACCGGCAGCCAGCCCTGCACCCCGAATCGTTGGACGTCATGGAAGATTACTTGATGTCCAATCGTCCTGACGACGTGTGGCAGGACAACACAATACTCACCGGACTCCTCAAACAACTCACCGCCGAACAGTCACGACTGATCGAGTTGGCTTTCTTCAAAGGAATGAGCCACGGCGATATCTCGGAGGCGACGAAGATTCCGCTCGGGACCGTCAAGACTCGATTGCGGACCGGCCTTCAGCGATTACGGAAATTGTGGTTTGAGTTGGAAAGGCAACAATCTTAA
- a CDS encoding anti-sigma factor, with amino-acid sequence MSSKDQYQSVNECEVISELIPDYAFGLTDANEQKAVESMLPNCPEAVRELADFRRLQVEMREATRQVAPPVHLRNRLLQLTSAPAPSVVQKPSGFRVSRPWMAAAAAVVLLIVTNIYWFNRVNTQGGATTTIQRPDDSAFVLDSTNGLRWARLPAAQETMTAAAFLMWNADSQIGLMYAVNMPQLEQGRTYELWLTRDGERTSVGVFTVDETGEGALLFTSGAPIDEFAWAWITEEPANGGVQPSEFVIAKGEL; translated from the coding sequence ATGAGTTCTAAAGATCAGTACCAATCCGTCAATGAATGCGAAGTCATCAGCGAACTGATTCCTGATTATGCATTCGGCTTGACTGACGCAAACGAACAGAAGGCGGTCGAATCAATGCTGCCGAATTGCCCTGAAGCGGTTCGGGAATTGGCCGACTTCCGCCGGCTTCAGGTCGAGATGCGCGAGGCAACCCGTCAGGTTGCACCTCCGGTGCATCTACGCAACCGGCTACTCCAGTTGACCTCTGCCCCGGCTCCTTCGGTCGTACAGAAACCGTCCGGTTTCCGCGTGAGTCGCCCCTGGATGGCCGCTGCCGCTGCGGTTGTACTGCTGATTGTTACAAATATCTACTGGTTCAATCGCGTCAATACCCAGGGCGGCGCTACGACTACTATCCAGCGTCCCGATGATTCCGCGTTTGTCCTCGACTCGACAAATGGCCTGCGGTGGGCCAGACTTCCCGCCGCGCAGGAGACGATGACTGCGGCAGCATTCCTCATGTGGAACGCCGACAGCCAGATTGGCCTGATGTACGCGGTCAACATGCCCCAGCTTGAGCAGGGCCGCACCTACGAGTTGTGGCTGACTCGGGACGGGGAACGCACTAGTGTTGGCGTATTTACCGTGGATGAAACCGGCGAGGGCGCGCTGTTGTTCACGTCCGGGGCACCCATCGATGAGTTCGCCTGGGCGTGGATCACCGAGGAACCTGCGAACGGGGGCGTCCAGCCCTCAGAATTCGTCATCGCCAAAGGCGAGCTTTAG
- a CDS encoding ABC transporter permease, translating to MIKRIEFYFRHSLTDLRANSQRTFFALLCIAAGVAAIVSLQTLAVMIQSTLTGNLQSSNRGDVVYQAGGGMGVSMSDDLMAQGVSRGILKSDQTSFLGADVSGYFVTDEGYRQMIAWLDEQYPGQVTTTYRQALASQIEQFFGTGRGTLLTDPVTGNSSSQAMAVLVDPAVYPFYGQVVALDGRQLSELITAPDQIVLGDMVARNLGVEPGAKVTLNGSDTEFTVTGIVDSGQEIKNLSQDAFLGIFGFYYLSNDAINLFENNDTRITTIYVQLADPTLLSEIDPVFQTQWPYFISTDTDDLRESYTQLSENIDQLVTVMGMVSLLIGSIGIVNTMQVIVRRRTLEVGVLKTLGLQADQITLLFMVEAVIMGVIGSLAGIVLGWLLTFVIRGAAEQLFATSLPFVLAAEPAVTGFTVGVVVTSVFGFLPTLSAGQVRPNIVLRPSETIIPRSGALRVVLVLVLIIVTMAFVTQNLIGSFSNALRLIGGAFFIAGIFYVLLSLLIWLIGRFLPSFGIVDLKISLRQMLAGRSRAAVTLLALVVGVFSLSLITLMAESVNNLLRFALSESSGRNVLIFAANPGQLPQIETALSGVEGVNGYQVSRTYTLTLAGLQEGETVLTPDDIRARMDANESILYPFGRPTTTRHSADAEGNEIVEDVDEDPFDPYTTLAGALSSVDSLFLEELTSHSFASGRQIDASDAGKSAIVISENTYTQAAGLSVGDKLIMQLGSNAAPDTPTFTFEIVGLAAQGFMGGGSGLETPNYALYDAFPADSQADRVTVFVDIGEEKVPALRRALADVRGAFIFETAVVTKLFETLLGTFIAFPTMVALLGLLVGGVVIANSVALTTMERSKEIAIMKSVGLQRERVLFMILLENGILGLIGGLIGVGIGLLGLVLILSATGAPTSTIPFGTAFILMLICIVVALVAALACAWGASGEKPLNVLRYE from the coding sequence ATGATCAAGCGCATTGAGTTCTACTTCCGGCATTCGCTGACCGATCTGCGCGCCAATAGTCAGCGCACATTCTTCGCGCTTTTATGTATCGCGGCGGGGGTCGCCGCCATTGTCAGCCTGCAAACGCTGGCCGTGATGATCCAGTCAACGCTCACGGGGAACCTGCAATCCAGCAACCGCGGCGATGTCGTTTACCAGGCCGGCGGTGGTATGGGCGTGTCGATGAGTGACGATCTGATGGCGCAGGGCGTGTCGCGCGGCATCCTCAAATCCGACCAGACCAGTTTTCTGGGCGCTGATGTCAGTGGATACTTCGTCACTGATGAGGGTTACAGGCAGATGATCGCATGGCTGGACGAGCAGTATCCGGGCCAGGTGACTACGACTTACCGGCAGGCTCTGGCGAGTCAGATTGAACAGTTCTTCGGCACTGGACGCGGCACGCTGCTGACCGATCCGGTTACCGGAAATTCGTCTTCACAGGCGATGGCGGTACTGGTCGACCCAGCGGTCTATCCATTTTACGGCCAGGTGGTTGCACTTGACGGACGGCAGCTCTCGGAACTGATCACCGCGCCCGATCAGATTGTCCTGGGCGACATGGTTGCGCGCAACCTCGGCGTGGAGCCTGGCGCTAAGGTTACACTCAACGGATCGGACACCGAATTCACAGTGACTGGCATCGTGGACTCCGGGCAGGAGATCAAGAACCTGTCACAGGATGCCTTCCTCGGCATCTTCGGCTTCTACTACCTGAGCAACGATGCGATCAACCTGTTCGAAAACAACGATACCCGCATCACGACGATTTACGTTCAGCTCGCCGACCCTACGCTGCTCAGCGAAATCGATCCAGTGTTTCAAACCCAGTGGCCGTATTTCATCAGCACCGATACCGACGATCTGCGTGAAAGCTACACACAGTTGTCGGAAAACATCGACCAACTGGTCACCGTTATGGGCATGGTCTCGCTGCTGATCGGTTCGATCGGGATCGTCAACACCATGCAGGTCATCGTGCGGCGGCGCACGCTGGAAGTCGGGGTCCTGAAAACACTCGGCCTGCAGGCCGACCAAATCACACTGCTGTTCATGGTCGAAGCAGTAATTATGGGCGTCATTGGCAGCCTCGCCGGGATCGTGCTGGGCTGGCTGCTGACGTTCGTGATTCGTGGTGCTGCCGAACAGCTCTTCGCCACATCGCTGCCGTTTGTGCTGGCGGCCGAGCCGGCGGTGACCGGTTTCACCGTGGGTGTGGTTGTCACATCGGTGTTCGGCTTCCTGCCGACTTTGTCGGCGGGGCAGGTGCGTCCCAATATCGTCCTTCGGCCCAGCGAGACGATTATCCCTCGCTCCGGGGCGTTGCGAGTCGTGCTGGTACTTGTTCTGATCATCGTCACCATGGCATTCGTGACCCAGAACCTGATCGGCAGCTTCTCGAATGCGCTGCGGCTCATCGGCGGTGCGTTCTTCATCGCGGGCATCTTCTATGTGCTGCTCAGCCTACTGATCTGGCTGATCGGGCGGTTCTTGCCCTCTTTCGGCATTGTCGACCTGAAGATCTCGCTGAGACAGATGCTGGCCGGGCGTTCGCGCGCCGCGGTCACGCTGCTGGCATTGGTTGTCGGGGTCTTCTCGCTGAGTCTGATTACGCTGATGGCGGAGTCAGTCAACAATCTGCTGCGTTTCGCTTTGAGCGAATCAAGCGGGCGCAACGTCCTCATCTTTGCCGCTAATCCTGGCCAGCTTCCGCAGATCGAAACCGCTCTGTCTGGCGTCGAGGGCGTAAACGGGTACCAGGTTTCACGCACTTATACACTGACGCTGGCAGGACTCCAGGAAGGCGAGACTGTACTCACGCCAGACGATATTCGGGCGCGGATGGATGCGAACGAGTCGATCTTATACCCATTTGGCCGGCCGACGACCACACGCCACAGCGCTGACGCGGAAGGCAACGAAATTGTCGAAGACGTGGATGAAGATCCATTTGACCCTTACACGACTCTGGCGGGTGCGCTTTCGAGCGTTGATTCCCTGTTCCTGGAAGAACTGACGTCACACTCATTCGCGAGCGGGCGGCAGATCGACGCGAGTGATGCCGGCAAGTCGGCGATTGTCATCAGCGAGAATACATACACCCAGGCCGCCGGCCTAAGCGTCGGAGACAAGCTCATCATGCAGCTGGGCTCCAATGCTGCTCCGGATACACCGACCTTCACCTTTGAAATTGTCGGTCTGGCTGCGCAAGGGTTCATGGGTGGTGGAAGCGGCCTCGAAACCCCAAACTATGCGCTATACGATGCCTTCCCGGCGGACAGCCAGGCCGACCGGGTAACGGTGTTTGTCGACATCGGTGAAGAGAAGGTGCCCGCGCTGCGCCGCGCGTTGGCCGATGTGCGCGGTGCGTTCATCTTCGAGACAGCCGTCGTGACGAAGCTGTTCGAGACCCTGCTCGGCACGTTCATCGCGTTCCCGACGATGGTTGCGCTTCTGGGCCTCCTGGTCGGGGGAGTGGTCATCGCGAACTCGGTAGCGCTGACGACGATGGAACGCAGCAAAGAAATCGCCATCATGAAGTCGGTAGGACTGCAGCGTGAGCGCGTGTTGTTCATGATCCTGCTTGAGAACGGTATTCTCGGGCTGATCGGTGGGTTGATCGGCGTCGGGATCGGGCTGCTGGGGCTGGTCCTGATTCTGTCTGCTACTGGCGCACCGACATCCACGATCCCGTTCGGCACGGCGTTTATCCTGATGCTGATCTGCATCGTGGTCGCGCTGGTGGCTGCGCTGGCCTGTGCTTGGGGTGCCAGCGGGGAAAAACCGCTCAACGTCCTGCGGTACGAATAG
- a CDS encoding ABC transporter ATP-binding protein produces MAAGIGNTVLRVQNAHKSLKVGEVTVNALRGVSLSVNSGEFIGIVGPSGSGKSTLLGLIGGLDSPTSGQVIIDGTDITNLSERALTRIRNEKIGIVFQQFNLIPTLSALENVALPIQFSRSSTFNATQRAGELLTRFGMADRLHHRPSQLSGGQQQRVAIARALANNPPLLLADEPTGNLDTESTGVVMAALRDIQRDFNTTVIIVTHDTAIAASVDRLITLIDGHIAEDTDPVTSVQLEGIKRMREKRATGEIPVFRSETVER; encoded by the coding sequence ATGGCAGCAGGAATCGGGAACACGGTCTTACGCGTGCAGAATGCGCACAAATCTCTTAAGGTTGGAGAAGTTACGGTCAATGCACTGCGCGGCGTGAGCCTCAGCGTGAACAGCGGCGAGTTTATCGGAATTGTTGGGCCGTCGGGAAGCGGAAAGAGCACTCTGCTTGGGCTGATCGGCGGGCTCGATTCGCCGACTTCAGGGCAGGTCATCATCGACGGCACCGATATCACCAATCTCTCGGAACGCGCGCTGACACGCATTCGTAACGAGAAAATAGGCATTGTTTTCCAGCAGTTCAACTTGATCCCCACGCTCTCGGCGCTCGAAAATGTGGCGCTTCCCATTCAGTTTAGCCGCAGCTCGACCTTCAATGCCACGCAAAGGGCTGGCGAGCTATTGACCCGTTTCGGGATGGCCGACCGGCTTCACCACCGTCCTTCGCAGCTTTCGGGGGGACAGCAGCAGCGCGTTGCAATTGCGCGCGCGCTGGCAAACAATCCGCCCCTGTTACTGGCCGATGAACCCACCGGAAACCTTGACACGGAGTCCACTGGCGTGGTGATGGCCGCACTGCGCGATATCCAACGCGATTTCAACACGACAGTGATCATCGTAACGCATGACACAGCGATCGCTGCTTCGGTAGATCGGCTCATTACGCTGATTGATGGACATATCGCCGAGGATACCGATCCCGTTACTTCGGTGCAGTTGGAAGGCATAAAGCGCATGCGAGAAAAACGCGCCACGGGTGAGATCCCGGTCTTCCGTTCCGAAACGGTCGAGAGGTAA
- a CDS encoding aldo/keto reductase, protein MQYRSLGRTGLKVSELCLGAMTFGRETSEADSIVMLNAFAEAGGNFVDTADVYNRGVSEEIVGRWLSTRKRSDWVIATKVRFGMGEGPNEVGLSRKHIIEGAEFSLRRLKTDVIDLYQVHCYDPATPLEETLHTLDWLIQQGKVRYVGVSNFKAYQIQKAMDMSRSNHWQPFVCLQPLYNLLDRSLEWEIVELCLNEGLGIIPWSPLRGGWLSGKYRRGMETPPEGTRLSIADNRGWSERWSAYNTERTWAVIDVLLEVAAEIGKSPAQTALSWVKDQPGVTSPIVGASKLTQLQDNLGTVGWSLSAEHREKLSAISDLPGPYPYDFIAKNGKRT, encoded by the coding sequence ATGCAGTATCGTTCTTTGGGTCGGACTGGCCTTAAGGTCAGTGAATTATGCTTGGGAGCCATGACCTTCGGGCGTGAGACCAGCGAAGCCGACAGTATTGTGATGTTAAACGCTTTTGCCGAGGCGGGCGGAAACTTCGTCGACACCGCAGATGTGTATAACCGCGGAGTAAGCGAGGAGATTGTCGGCAGATGGCTCAGCACCCGCAAACGCAGTGATTGGGTGATTGCCACCAAAGTGCGTTTCGGAATGGGTGAAGGGCCAAACGAGGTAGGACTCAGCCGCAAACACATTATCGAAGGGGCTGAATTCAGTCTGCGTCGCCTCAAGACCGACGTCATCGATCTCTATCAAGTACATTGCTATGATCCGGCAACGCCGCTGGAAGAGACTTTGCACACGCTTGACTGGCTGATCCAGCAGGGTAAGGTGCGTTACGTCGGCGTGAGCAACTTCAAGGCCTATCAGATTCAGAAGGCCATGGACATGAGCCGTTCGAATCACTGGCAGCCGTTTGTATGTCTTCAACCGCTCTATAACCTGCTGGATCGGTCGCTGGAATGGGAGATCGTCGAACTGTGCCTGAACGAAGGCCTGGGCATCATCCCGTGGAGTCCGCTTCGCGGCGGTTGGCTGTCGGGCAAATACCGGCGTGGAATGGAGACTCCGCCGGAAGGCACCCGACTCAGTATCGCAGACAACCGTGGCTGGTCCGAACGATGGAGTGCGTATAACACAGAGCGGACATGGGCAGTGATCGATGTCCTGCTGGAAGTCGCGGCGGAGATTGGCAAGTCTCCCGCCCAAACTGCGCTCAGTTGGGTAAAGGATCAGCCGGGGGTTACTTCACCGATAGTTGGCGCTAGTAAGCTGACCCAATTACAGGACAACCTGGGCACCGTCGGTTGGAGTCTGAGCGCCGAACATCGGGAAAAGCTGAGCGCGATCAGCGATCTGCCTGGCCCCTATCCATACGATTTCATCGCGAAGAACGGCAAGCGGACCTAG
- a CDS encoding sigma-70 family RNA polymerase sigma factor has product MQVPETHESEQALIMRARSDPDAFRTLYRRMHPRVFAYIAYRVGAASDAEDITAEVFMRVVNGLDRFEYRGEGAFAAWVFQISYREVMRFFSRHRGPKDIPLDDLPDIRSGFPTPEQNLDRKERFAAVRAAIALLPSRRQEVVTLKFYGELRNKEIALVLGLDERTVASNLSRALDQLEQIIRADQAVLDEVRR; this is encoded by the coding sequence GTGCAAGTTCCAGAAACTCATGAGTCCGAGCAGGCGCTGATCATGCGTGCGCGGTCTGACCCTGACGCCTTTAGAACACTCTATAGACGTATGCACCCGCGTGTCTTCGCTTATATTGCCTACCGGGTTGGGGCGGCGTCTGACGCGGAAGATATCACCGCGGAGGTGTTTATGCGGGTGGTGAACGGTTTGGATCGCTTTGAGTATCGGGGCGAGGGCGCGTTTGCGGCGTGGGTCTTCCAGATTTCATATCGAGAGGTGATGCGGTTCTTCAGCCGGCACCGCGGACCGAAAGATATTCCGCTGGATGACCTGCCCGACATCCGCTCGGGCTTCCCGACACCGGAACAGAACCTCGATCGCAAGGAGCGTTTCGCTGCCGTTCGCGCCGCGATTGCCCTCCTGCCGTCGCGCCGCCAGGAAGTCGTCACCCTCAAGTTTTATGGCGAACTTCGCAACAAAGAGATTGCCTTAGTGCTGGGACTGGATGAACGCACTGTCGCCTCCAACCTCAGCCGGGCGCTGGATCAACTGGAACAGATCATTCGAGCGGATCAAGCGGTTCTAGACGAGGTGCGGCGATGA
- a CDS encoding HlyC/CorC family transporter produces the protein MLGEIGGELLIILVLTLANGFFSGSEIAIVSSRKSRLEARASEGSGGARQALNLQNQPDRFLATVQVGFTLIGTFSVAFGGARIADIIAGAIRPSLGDSADTIALLLVVLLITYLSLVLGELVPKRLALLSAERWAVIAAPIMSVLAVVARPIVFVLTASVNIIVRLLGATRAADDSVTGEDILFMAKEGAESGTVEAGEAFFIQRVFEFTDRPIKSVMTPRTEMTAIDADAPLNDVVQKILSTQFSRIPAYEGTPDHIIGTVHAKDIFAAALKPNPTKTVRGLIRRMAVLPETAHVDEALHCFRRDSIHMAVVIDEYGQTAGIVTMEDLLEELVGEIKDEHDRGEGNPFVQRADGSWLVNGLEAYDRVVKRIGLPPISEGEQGDFTTLAGMVLAHLGHIPEVGNIITVGDFEMEVLDMDGRRIDKLMIRRISNDATDIKSQSDADTQ, from the coding sequence ATGCTCGGTGAAATCGGCGGTGAACTGCTCATCATTCTGGTTCTGACGCTGGCGAATGGGTTCTTCAGCGGGTCCGAAATCGCAATTGTCTCGTCCCGGAAGAGCCGGCTTGAGGCGAGGGCCAGCGAGGGGAGCGGTGGCGCAAGACAGGCCCTGAACCTGCAAAATCAACCGGACAGGTTTCTCGCGACGGTCCAGGTCGGATTTACGCTGATCGGCACATTCAGCGTAGCGTTCGGCGGCGCCCGGATTGCAGATATCATCGCCGGCGCGATCCGCCCGTCGTTAGGAGACTCGGCCGATACAATCGCCCTGCTGCTGGTCGTACTCCTGATCACCTACCTGTCGCTGGTACTCGGTGAACTGGTTCCCAAACGCCTTGCCTTGTTAAGCGCAGAGCGATGGGCTGTCATTGCCGCTCCAATCATGAGTGTTCTTGCCGTGGTCGCGCGGCCGATCGTATTTGTCCTCACGGCGTCGGTAAACATTATTGTGCGCCTGCTGGGGGCAACACGGGCCGCAGACGATTCGGTTACCGGCGAAGACATCCTGTTCATGGCCAAGGAAGGCGCAGAGAGCGGCACTGTCGAGGCGGGTGAAGCGTTCTTCATCCAGCGCGTCTTTGAATTTACGGATCGTCCAATAAAGTCGGTCATGACGCCGCGGACCGAGATGACCGCAATCGACGCTGATGCACCGCTTAACGACGTGGTTCAGAAGATCCTCAGCACTCAGTTTTCACGCATCCCCGCCTATGAGGGTACGCCTGACCACATCATTGGAACCGTCCACGCGAAGGACATTTTCGCCGCCGCGCTCAAACCTAACCCCACCAAGACTGTTCGCGGTCTGATCCGGCGGATGGCTGTGCTGCCAGAGACGGCCCACGTCGACGAAGCACTTCACTGTTTTCGTAGGGACTCTATCCACATGGCGGTCGTTATTGACGAATATGGCCAGACCGCCGGAATCGTCACAATGGAAGATCTGCTGGAAGAGCTGGTCGGCGAGATCAAAGACGAGCACGATCGCGGCGAGGGTAACCCGTTCGTCCAGCGGGCCGACGGAAGCTGGCTGGTGAACGGCCTTGAAGCCTATGATCGCGTTGTTAAGCGCATCGGGCTCCCGCCCATCTCCGAAGGCGAGCAGGGGGACTTCACCACGCTCGCGGGCATGGTGCTCGCTCACTTGGGGCATATCCCTGAGGTCGGCAACATCATCACGGTGGGCGACTTTGAGATGGAAGTCCTTGACATGGATGGCCGCCGGATCGATAAGCTGATGATCCGCCGCATTTCCAACGACGCCACAGACATTAAGTCCCAATCAGACGCGGACACGCAGTAA
- a CDS encoding ABC transporter permease subunit, giving the protein MHPAQVTNLGEWLINALADLIEGFGRMIGILGGIVDLTLIPVSGIVGGFAVASSAVTLSKSTLRTASGALNLGLGVLLGGLSGALVMIFIGVIGMSAALFGLLPPIVAALLGRTVTSGIVNRLLPERAAYEKTNVELTARFVVNLIGAAAAFVITFVWLGVGRTLTIGVLPVTEATSFLGLPYYVVQSAIIGFILGAAAGGLSGVRATFPIGDVLYNITRNVLNSLRSIEPLIMGLIFVVWVGIGPFAGVLALMLHSIASLGKLYSEQIETIDTGPIEALQSTGANHLQTIVYAVVPQIVPPYIAFTMYRWDINVRMSTIIGFVGGGGIGLLLSQQINLLRYRDAGVAVLAIAVVVSILDFASASIRERIL; this is encoded by the coding sequence ATGCATCCGGCGCAGGTGACCAATCTCGGCGAATGGCTGATCAACGCGCTTGCCGACCTCATCGAAGGCTTTGGACGGATGATCGGCATTCTGGGCGGAATCGTTGACCTGACGCTCATCCCTGTCTCCGGCATTGTCGGCGGATTTGCGGTTGCGTCTTCCGCGGTTACGCTTTCAAAGTCAACACTGCGTACTGCGTCCGGCGCGCTCAACCTCGGCCTAGGCGTACTCCTCGGCGGATTGAGCGGCGCACTTGTCATGATCTTCATCGGCGTGATTGGCATGTCTGCCGCACTCTTTGGCCTGCTGCCGCCGATTGTGGCAGCCCTGTTAGGCCGGACCGTTACATCAGGCATTGTGAACCGACTTCTGCCGGAACGCGCGGCATACGAAAAGACCAACGTCGAACTTACAGCCCGGTTTGTCGTCAACCTGATAGGCGCCGCGGCGGCTTTCGTCATTACGTTTGTCTGGCTGGGCGTCGGGCGTACACTGACCATTGGCGTACTCCCCGTTACTGAGGCTACGTCGTTCCTGGGCCTTCCTTACTACGTGGTGCAGAGCGCGATCATCGGCTTTATCCTGGGCGCCGCGGCTGGTGGCCTATCCGGGGTCCGCGCGACGTTCCCCATAGGTGATGTGCTCTACAATATCACGCGAAACGTGTTGAACTCGCTTCGTTCGATCGAACCACTAATCATGGGGCTTATCTTCGTGGTCTGGGTTGGCATCGGGCCGTTTGCCGGCGTGCTCGCCCTCATGCTTCACAGCATTGCATCGCTTGGAAAGCTGTATAGTGAGCAAATCGAGACGATTGATACCGGCCCGATCGAGGCGCTGCAATCCACGGGCGCGAACCACTTGCAAACGATTGTCTACGCCGTCGTCCCGCAGATTGTCCCGCCTTATATCGCATTTACGATGTACCGCTGGGATATCAATGTCCGCATGTCCACAATTATCGGGTTTGTCGGCGGCGGCGGTATCGGCCTGCTGCTCAGCCAGCAGATAAACCTGCTGCGCTACCGTGATGCCGGAGTCGCCGTCCTGGCCATCGCTGTTGTCGTCTCTATTCTCGATTTTGCGAGTGCCAGTATACGAGAACGAATCCTGTAG
- the phnC gene encoding phosphonate ABC transporter ATP-binding protein, with protein MLIIENLTKIYDNGYKALDNISLEIPDGQFVSIIGLSGSGKSTLLRCINRLIEPTSGRIIWDGVDITKAADEEVRLIRRKIGMIFQQFNLVKRSKVITNVLQGRLGYINPVYSFINYFPRKDREEALKNLDRVGIREQAYKRASALSGGQQQRVGIARALMQSPSLMLADEPVASLDPATSHSVMKYLEQLNKEDGITVLCSLHFLSLARAYADRVIALKGGVLQFDGLPKDIDEDRFREIYGEDAVEVQIS; from the coding sequence ATGCTTATCATCGAGAATCTGACCAAAATTTACGATAACGGCTATAAAGCGCTGGACAATATCAGCCTTGAAATACCCGATGGACAGTTCGTGTCGATCATCGGATTATCCGGTTCAGGCAAGTCGACTCTACTGCGCTGCATCAACCGGCTTATTGAGCCCACGAGCGGCCGGATCATTTGGGACGGTGTGGACATCACGAAGGCGGCTGACGAGGAAGTCCGGCTGATTCGCCGCAAGATCGGCATGATTTTTCAGCAGTTCAACCTGGTCAAGCGCTCTAAAGTCATCACCAATGTCCTGCAGGGGCGGCTAGGCTATATCAATCCGGTATACAGTTTCATCAATTATTTCCCCCGCAAGGACCGCGAAGAAGCGCTCAAGAACCTTGACCGTGTAGGTATCCGCGAACAGGCTTATAAGCGCGCGAGCGCGCTGAGCGGCGGGCAGCAGCAGCGTGTCGGCATTGCACGGGCGCTGATGCAGTCACCTTCACTGATGCTGGCGGATGAGCCGGTCGCGAGTCTCGACCCGGCCACTTCACACAGCGTGATGAAGTATCTGGAGCAACTCAACAAGGAAGACGGGATCACCGTCCTGTGCAGCCTGCACTTCCTGAGTCTTGCACGTGCTTATGCCGACCGTGTTATCGCGCTAAAAGGCGGAGTTCTTCAGTTCGACGGCCTGCCGAAAGACATCGATGAAGACCGGTTCAGAGAAATTTACGGCGAAGATGCGGTCGAAGTACAGATCAGTTAG